Proteins from a genomic interval of Cyclopterus lumpus isolate fCycLum1 chromosome 18, fCycLum1.pri, whole genome shotgun sequence:
- the paqr9 gene encoding membrane progestin receptor epsilon, giving the protein MLLNCGHPLPLLRHTDVPPRVIENFILTGYRFPNYSLRDCLLSAFRPTNETGNFWTHFLPFFIFLYYFVEVFGWEGAPHGDAPFFYPLWNYFIGVFCLLMASSMAHLLNSMSLVVREVCFFVDYGTISSYTVGSSLAYYYYIHPRAGIVETGGRNGSHMDLKLEHAGSLTSSYAIPDFCLFFETFYIPSACVVAIICVLSCCNTRQRWRRHRYVIRTFVFLLPFLISSTPVFYRLLTRSPYLTTSSSFSASTSTASFFYRHCLWLLMSAVFNISKFPERLAPGRFDIWGHSHQWFHCCTFLSILDELHMIKTEVRAILLSPTLLLPPAILSRLPGPTIASTYGVMFLLQTTIISIIVWFSWHANSIHGPERDQLAKEHPKKPLKCH; this is encoded by the coding sequence ATGCTTCTGAACTGTGGCCATCCGTTGCCTCTTCTGAGGCATACGGATGTTCCGCCGCGGGTCATAGAGAACTTCATCCTGACTGGCTACCGCTTCCCAAACTACAGCCTGAGGGATTGCCTCCTATCGGCATTCAGGCCGACCAATGAAACGGGCAACTTCTGGACACACTTCCtcccattttttatttttttatactatTTTGTGGAGGTGTTCGGTTGGGAAGGTGCGCCGCATGGCGACGCCCCTTTCTTCTATCCTTTGTGGAACTACTTTATCGGGGTGTTCTGTCTGTTGATGGCTAGCAGCATGGCCCACCTGCTCAACTCGATGTCTCTGGTGGTAAGGGAAGTGTGCTTCTTTGTGGATTACGGCACTATCAGTTCCTACACTGTTGGCTCATCGTTGgcgtactactactacatccACCCTCGGGCGGGGATCGTGGAGACGGGAGGCCGAAATGGCTCTCATATGGACTTGAAACTTGAACATGCAGGATCTCTTACATCATCCTATGCAATCCCAgatttctgtctgttttttgaAACCTTCTACATCCCGTCCGCATGCGTTGTAGCAATCATTTGCGTCTTATCTTGCTGCAACACTCGCCAGAGGTGGAGACGGCATCGGTACGTCATTCGAacctttgttttcctcctcccgttcctcatctcctccacgCCGGTCTTCTACCGCCTCCTCACCAGATCGCCTtacctcaccacctcctcctccttctcagctTCCACCTCCACGGCCAGCTTCTTCTATCGCCACTGCCTCTGGCTGCTGATGTCGGCCGTCTTCAACATCAGCAAGTTCCCCGAGCGGCTAGCCCCGGGCCGCTTCGACATCTGGGGGCACAGCCACCAGTGGTTCCACTGTTGCACGTTTTTATCCATCCTCGACGAACTCCACATGATCAAGACCGAGGTGAGGGCCATCCTGCTCAGCCCGACTCTGCTGCTGCCCCCTGCCATCCTCTCCCGCCTACCAGGACCCACCATAGCTTCCACCTACGGGGTGATGTTCCTCCTCCAGACCACCATCATTTCTATCATTGTGTGGTTCTCCTGGCATGCCAACAGCATCCATGGACCCGAAAGAGACCAGCTGGCAAAGGAACACCCCAAGAAACCCCTGAAATGCCACTga